A part of Lacinutrix sp. 5H-3-7-4 genomic DNA contains:
- a CDS encoding TraB/GumN family protein: MTLFSINFKKHLLTILLLLIFGLQLSAQEKSKYSLLWKIEGKDQRKPSYLFGTMHVSDERAFNFSDAVLPAIENTEKFALEIQPDSLVIKMFTKPKIELAYLQFKKLLNDDEYSKIAKRFKAINGYDIEESTLYDPSILMSMLSPDSEKETDKTTFVDMHLLGHAKTMQKEIVGLEDTDSQLFYFENATDERKRELLLEELFYDIETYETETEALKKVYITGDINAIDAMIMSYDGYGEEMKSRNIVMTNSIIKQMKNSSIFSAVGAAHLPGNVGLIKMLRDKGYKVTPVEAKFTGVAKNYTIDTSKMSWHTFNSEDYGYTLQTPGIPAIESNNEGLDAYIYTDLITGTNYSYFALDFRSKNGIDKTMFYEKMIEDAATRYNGEIVSKKTITIGGTQGYEIDIKIPEPSDQKKDGVKSVFAFKNGIFYQFLVYGNYNSLNSKMVSRFVNSIKITKPKAIPTPNWYEFKHKKGAFTVKMPSKPLDRSREIESPFEDTTEPYIINMFMAIDAKNKSNYIIRYNDQPNGYRIDDLEASFTGMAETFTGKAEIIGTPKTIYQNGYIGKEYELYIKGVSHSICRLFFRGNRTYLLLAQRLEKGLKANANNPFFESFKLTDFEEEPIVVHEKQGLKFKGFKNIREILEDEDYDNSDTYFYNSYDYYTKNEQSGDIYAFGFTKLKPYFKIDTLAKFYDLNKENITNYTDTIVRSKKVKVNNNEGVEFVVMQKQDSIYSKYLLWLDKDKFIYTSAFVSKENIDSKTTNNLLYGYLPKTNTTSFNYYSSKTDLLLNNLKSKDSLVFKQAYGAFTYYEFSKDDVPKLYKAIDAKYATTENKEKVIEAIINEFNNVSDDNTVAFLEKLYTSNNLNEALKRSILQIIPELKTPNNLTTYRKLLLNNTPKAAEDYNYAIFSPYFDSIPMAIEDYNGLLKLIDSKKYRSQLLSLSAQILKSSYKNKSNIIPLFNSLTINNTKDLKTFINQKASKDFNYSHQTIIYNYLNYFEAFPKNKQAQTIDNFTNQLLDIKNNKWLALRASEIRILHDLKLENQLTNTLLDSLDTRYNIMKAYHKANNFKKVSKKYYKEAAFANLSLQQYLEEVDEWPTKRKVLGTLNLNGINYYAYALIYEYDGTEESYLAVVKADFKLSQKHDFKTYTTLTDWHYLSDKWKAQTEELIKKKAEKL, from the coding sequence ATGACTTTATTTTCTATTAATTTTAAAAAGCATTTACTAACCATTTTGCTTTTATTAATTTTCGGTTTACAATTATCTGCTCAAGAAAAATCTAAATATTCTTTATTATGGAAAATTGAAGGCAAAGACCAACGTAAACCTTCTTATTTATTTGGCACAATGCATGTTAGCGACGAACGCGCTTTTAATTTTAGCGATGCCGTTTTGCCTGCAATTGAAAATACCGAGAAATTTGCATTAGAAATTCAGCCCGATTCTTTAGTGATAAAAATGTTTACAAAACCAAAAATTGAGCTTGCTTATTTGCAGTTTAAAAAACTTTTAAATGATGATGAATATAGCAAAATTGCCAAACGGTTTAAGGCTATAAACGGTTACGATATTGAAGAATCTACACTTTACGACCCAAGTATTTTAATGTCTATGCTAAGTCCTGATAGTGAAAAAGAAACCGATAAAACAACTTTTGTAGACATGCACCTTTTAGGTCATGCTAAGACTATGCAAAAAGAAATTGTAGGTTTAGAAGATACCGATTCACAATTATTTTATTTTGAAAATGCTACAGATGAGAGAAAACGCGAACTACTTTTAGAAGAGCTTTTTTACGACATAGAAACTTATGAAACTGAAACTGAAGCCTTAAAAAAGGTATATATAACAGGCGATATTAATGCTATAGACGCCATGATTATGTCTTATGATGGTTATGGAGAAGAAATGAAAAGTAGAAACATTGTAATGACTAATAGTATTATAAAACAAATGAAAAACAGTTCTATTTTTTCGGCTGTTGGTGCAGCACATTTACCAGGAAATGTGGGACTTATAAAAATGCTTCGCGATAAAGGTTATAAAGTTACGCCTGTAGAAGCTAAATTTACAGGAGTTGCAAAAAATTATACTATAGATACTTCTAAAATGTCTTGGCATACATTTAATAGTGAAGATTATGGCTACACATTGCAAACACCAGGAATTCCTGCTATAGAATCAAATAACGAGGGACTTGATGCTTATATCTACACAGACTTAATTACCGGTACAAACTATTCTTATTTTGCTTTAGATTTTAGATCTAAAAATGGAATAGACAAAACCATGTTTTATGAAAAAATGATTGAAGATGCTGCTACACGATATAATGGAGAAATAGTTAGCAAAAAAACCATTACAATTGGTGGTACACAAGGTTATGAAATTGACATAAAAATTCCTGAACCAAGTGATCAAAAAAAAGATGGTGTAAAATCTGTTTTTGCATTTAAAAATGGGATTTTTTATCAATTTTTAGTCTACGGAAACTATAATTCACTAAACTCTAAAATGGTGTCACGTTTTGTAAACTCTATAAAAATCACAAAACCTAAAGCTATACCAACACCAAATTGGTATGAGTTTAAGCATAAAAAAGGAGCCTTTACAGTAAAAATGCCAAGCAAACCTTTAGATCGTTCTAGAGAAATTGAAAGTCCGTTTGAAGACACTACAGAACCTTACATAATTAATATGTTTATGGCCATAGATGCCAAAAATAAATCTAATTATATAATACGATATAACGACCAACCTAATGGCTATAGAATTGATGATTTAGAGGCATCGTTTACAGGTATGGCAGAAACATTTACTGGTAAAGCCGAAATTATTGGCACACCAAAAACAATATACCAAAACGGTTATATTGGTAAGGAATATGAACTTTATATTAAAGGTGTTTCTCATTCTATTTGCAGATTGTTTTTTAGAGGCAATAGAACGTATTTACTTCTTGCGCAAAGACTTGAAAAAGGATTAAAAGCAAATGCAAACAATCCGTTTTTTGAATCTTTTAAACTTACAGATTTTGAAGAAGAACCTATTGTTGTTCATGAAAAACAAGGTTTAAAATTTAAAGGCTTTAAAAATATTCGTGAAATTTTAGAAGATGAAGATTATGATAATTCTGATACGTATTTTTATAATTCTTATGATTATTATACTAAAAACGAACAATCAGGAGATATTTATGCCTTCGGTTTTACAAAATTAAAACCTTATTTTAAAATAGATACCCTAGCTAAATTTTACGATTTAAATAAAGAAAACATTACTAATTACACAGATACTATTGTAAGAAGCAAAAAAGTAAAAGTTAATAATAACGAAGGTGTAGAATTTGTTGTTATGCAAAAACAAGATAGTATTTATAGTAAGTACTTACTTTGGTTAGATAAAGATAAATTTATTTATACATCGGCTTTTGTAAGCAAAGAAAATATTGACAGTAAAACAACCAACAACCTATTGTACGGTTATTTACCCAAAACAAATACTACCTCATTTAATTATTACAGCTCTAAAACAGATTTATTATTAAACAATTTAAAGTCTAAAGACTCTTTAGTATTTAAACAAGCTTATGGTGCATTTACATATTATGAATTTAGTAAAGATGATGTACCAAAACTTTATAAAGCCATAGATGCTAAGTATGCAACAACAGAAAATAAAGAAAAAGTAATTGAAGCTATAATTAATGAATTTAATAACGTTTCAGATGACAATACAGTTGCTTTTTTAGAAAAACTATACACTAGTAATAATTTAAACGAAGCTTTAAAAAGAAGCATATTACAAATAATTCCCGAACTAAAAACGCCCAACAATTTAACAACTTATAGAAAGTTACTTTTAAATAATACTCCTAAAGCAGCCGAAGATTATAATTACGCTATTTTTTCTCCATATTTTGATTCTATCCCAATGGCAATAGAGGATTATAATGGGTTATTAAAACTTATTGACTCAAAAAAATACAGATCACAACTACTAAGTTTATCAGCACAAATATTAAAATCTAGTTATAAAAACAAAAGCAATATTATTCCACTATTTAATAGCTTAACCATTAATAATACTAAAGATTTAAAAACATTTATTAATCAAAAAGCATCAAAAGACTTTAACTACTCACATCAAACCATAATTTATAATTATCTAAATTATTTTGAGGCATTTCCTAAAAACAAACAAGCACAAACTATAGATAATTTTACAAATCAGTTATTAGATATTAAAAACAACAAGTGGTTAGCGCTTAGAGCTTCAGAAATTAGAATTCTTCACGATTTAAAACTTGAAAACCAGTTAACCAATACCCTTTTAGATAGTTTAGATACACGCTATAATATTATGAAAGCATACCATAAGGCAAATAACTTTAAAAAGGTTTCAAAAAAATATTATAAAGAAGCAGCGTTTGCAAACTTATCTTTACAACAATATTTAGAAGAAGTAGACGAATGGCCAACAAAAAGAAAAGTATTAGGCACACTTAATTTAAACGGCATAAATTATTATGCCTATGCATTAATTTATGAGTATGATGGCACAGAAGAGTCTTATTTAGCAGTGGTAAAAGCCGATTTTAAACTCTCTCAAAAACATGATTTTAAAACTTATACCACCTTGACAGATTGGCACTATTTAAGTGATAAGTGGAAAGCGCAAACAGAAGAACTTATTAAAAAGAAAGCTGAAAAATTATAA
- a CDS encoding anthranilate synthase component I family protein — protein MRTSKTKQIVNIEEFKRKLLSWAQHFDDVVWLDSNNYSQKYSNYDAVLAVDAFTAIQTDYHDAFGKLKEYQNNTNDWIFGYLTYDLKNDTENLKSNNTDGLAFADLYFFQPKKIFLVQGNTVTIKYLNAVDDELEIDLETIENYKSTINTQANTNIKIKLRTSKDDYFEKVAKMQWHINRGDIYEANFCQEFYAENTTINPIETYYKLNEISQPPFATFFKTNDKYLLSASPERYIKKAGTKIISQPIKGTAKRESDAILDNTLKHNLITDQKERSENIMIVDLVRNDLSQTATKGSVEVEELCKVYSFKQVHQMISTVVSQVENTIDPIEVLKTTFPMGSMTGAPKISAMKIIETLEDAKRGLYSGSVGYITPENDFDFNVIIRSILYNETRQYVSYSVGGAITAKSKPTSEYEECLLKAKAMQTVLENNN, from the coding sequence TTGAGAACAAGTAAAACAAAACAAATAGTTAATATTGAGGAATTTAAGAGAAAACTACTTTCTTGGGCACAACATTTTGATGATGTTGTTTGGCTTGATTCCAACAATTACTCACAAAAATATTCAAATTATGATGCCGTTTTAGCGGTTGATGCATTTACAGCAATACAAACAGATTATCATGATGCTTTTGGTAAACTTAAAGAATACCAAAACAATACTAACGATTGGATTTTTGGTTATTTAACTTACGATTTAAAAAACGATACCGAAAACTTAAAATCTAATAATACCGATGGTTTAGCTTTTGCAGACCTGTATTTTTTTCAGCCTAAAAAAATCTTTTTGGTACAAGGTAATACGGTTACTATAAAATATTTAAATGCTGTTGATGATGAGTTAGAAATAGATTTAGAAACCATAGAGAATTATAAATCTACTATTAATACTCAAGCAAATACAAACATAAAAATTAAGCTGCGTACAAGTAAAGATGATTACTTTGAAAAAGTAGCAAAAATGCAATGGCATATAAATAGAGGTGATATTTACGAAGCTAATTTTTGTCAAGAATTTTATGCCGAAAATACAACCATAAACCCAATAGAAACTTATTATAAACTTAACGAAATTTCACAACCGCCATTTGCAACTTTTTTTAAAACAAATGATAAATATTTACTCTCTGCTTCGCCAGAGCGATACATAAAAAAAGCAGGTACTAAAATCATTTCGCAACCTATAAAAGGTACAGCAAAACGCGAAAGCGATGCTATATTAGACAATACATTAAAACATAATTTAATTACAGACCAAAAGGAACGTAGTGAAAATATTATGATTGTAGATTTAGTTAGAAACGATTTATCACAAACAGCCACAAAAGGTAGCGTTGAAGTCGAGGAGCTTTGTAAAGTTTATAGCTTTAAACAAGTACATCAAATGATATCTACAGTAGTTTCTCAAGTAGAAAACACTATAGATCCTATAGAAGTTTTAAAAACTACATTTCCAATGGGAAGCATGACTGGAGCTCCAAAAATTTCAGCAATGAAAATTATTGAAACTCTAGAAGACGCTAAACGTGGTTTGTATTCTGGTTCTGTAGGTTACATTACTCCAGAGAACGACTTCGATTTTAATGTTATAATTCGTAGTATTTTATATAACGAAACACGGCAATATGTTTCTTATTCTGTTGGTGGAGCAATTACTGCAAAAAGTAAACCAACTAGCGAATACGAAGAGTGTTTATTAAAGGCAAAAGCCATGCAAACAGTTTTAGAAAACAATAATTAA
- the tilS gene encoding tRNA lysidine(34) synthetase TilS, producing the protein MFNAFKNNIENNMPYLKKAKILIAVSGGLDSVVLTHLCSKLNLNIALAHCNFNLRENESDTDEAFVLELAKTLDIEAFVQHFNTEAYAKAEKSSIQMAARTLRYNWFFDLARQLQFDYILTAHHADDNLETVLINLTRGTGIEGLTGIPERNENIVRPLLKFSRESLEYYAKSKNIAWREDSSNASTKYLRNKLRHDVIPILKEINPTLLKNVETTLDNLKDTKAIVQESVSAVLKRAIIQHDSEAVIYKIQEFKNLKQPKAYLFEVFKIYGFTDWNVLENLLHAQSGKQIMSNTHTLLKNRETLVLTENTTVTAFKEITIEKPSKSIEIANGLLSIERVEKLEKNTKSTIYLDQKLLNFPLKVRQWEKGDYFYPLGMTGKKKLSKFFKDEKLSLRAKEKCLVLISNNTIVWVINYRSSALFKATNQTDNILKITYQQ; encoded by the coding sequence ATGTTTAATGCCTTTAAAAATAATATAGAGAATAATATGCCTTATTTAAAAAAGGCTAAAATTCTTATTGCGGTTTCTGGAGGTTTAGATAGTGTTGTTTTAACTCATTTATGTTCAAAGTTAAATTTAAATATTGCGCTAGCACATTGTAATTTTAATTTACGCGAAAATGAAAGTGATACCGATGAAGCTTTTGTTTTAGAATTAGCAAAAACATTAGATATAGAAGCTTTTGTACAGCATTTTAATACAGAAGCTTATGCTAAAGCAGAAAAAAGCTCAATACAAATGGCAGCCAGGACCTTACGTTATAATTGGTTTTTTGATTTAGCAAGGCAATTACAATTCGACTATATATTAACAGCACATCATGCAGATGATAATCTAGAAACTGTACTAATAAATCTTACACGTGGTACAGGAATTGAAGGTTTAACAGGAATCCCAGAGCGTAACGAAAATATCGTGAGACCATTACTTAAGTTTTCAAGAGAAAGTTTAGAGTACTATGCAAAATCTAAAAATATAGCATGGCGAGAAGATAGTAGTAATGCTTCAACAAAATATTTAAGAAACAAATTACGACACGATGTTATTCCTATTTTAAAAGAAATAAATCCTACGTTGCTTAAAAATGTAGAAACTACATTAGATAATTTAAAAGATACCAAAGCTATTGTTCAAGAAAGTGTAAGTGCAGTTTTAAAACGTGCAATTATACAACACGATAGTGAAGCCGTAATTTATAAAATACAAGAGTTTAAAAATCTAAAACAACCAAAAGCTTATTTATTTGAGGTTTTTAAAATCTATGGTTTTACAGATTGGAACGTACTTGAAAATTTATTGCACGCGCAAAGCGGAAAACAAATAATGTCTAACACTCATACACTGTTAAAAAATAGAGAAACATTAGTTTTAACAGAAAACACAACTGTTACAGCATTTAAAGAAATTACAATAGAAAAACCATCTAAAAGTATTGAAATTGCTAACGGTTTATTATCTATAGAACGCGTTGAAAAACTAGAGAAAAATACAAAATCTACTATTTATTTAGACCAAAAACTGTTAAACTTTCCTTTAAAAGTAAGACAATGGGAAAAAGGAGACTATTTTTACCCGTTGGGAATGACAGGAAAAAAGAAACTAAGTAAGTTTTTTAAAGACGAAAAACTGTCGTTACGAGCTAAAGAAAAATGCCTCGTTTTAATCTCAAACAATACCATAGTTTGGGTTATAAATTATAGAAGTAGTGCGTTGTTTAAAGCAACAAATCAAACAGATAACATATTAAAAATCACATATCAACAATGA
- a CDS encoding protein-disulfide reductase DsbD domain-containing protein, translating to MKQFIAFILVLFSINSVTAQLNPVKWSTSVEKISDTDYNLIFNADIESKWHLYSQTLPEGGALPTAFTYNNEGEDYKVLGKTKESRSITKHDKVFDMDLTFFDDSATFTQRIELVNKNIIAIEAEVSFQACDDKQCIFESEILTFQLPTPNNIIGKQSNVLEPVKWTSKANKLSDTEYEIEYKAVIDGDWHFYSQENNADDGPIATEFTFDTESKDYEVIGETSESKSKKVFEDVFNMDVKYFEKEATFKQKIKLLNPEVKVIKAEVFFQVCDNEKCLAPETFEFQTSLSGDLLKSSGATQLSDYDIEQSKALALDIKGKEKFEKAEDVEEKSNLTIFFLGFLGGLIALLTPCVFPMIPLTVSFFTKSAGNSQKGIANSVMYGFFIFLIYFLLSLPFHVLDSLDPEILNNISTNVTLNIIFFIIFIAFAFSFFGYYELTLPHSWSAALDSKANSVGGLIGVFFMALTLAIVSFSCTGPILGTLLGSSLTSDGGATQLTMGMSGFGLALALPFTLFAMFPKWLNSLPKSGGWLTTVKVVLGFIEIALALKFLSNADLVKHWGLLKREVFIGLWIIVGIGLLLYLFGKIKFPHDGPYKKPTKWRWSFIFLVFAFTVYLIPGLTNTKYANLKMLSGFPPPLWYSIYEKESECPLGLNCYKDLNEGVAAAKASNKPIMLDFTGYACVNCRKMEEQVWSEDDIYNILNDEYIIISLYVDDRKELPENEQFKFLKSNGSLKSIKTIGDKWATLQTVTFQNNSQPFYVLLNHDMEMLNHTTAYTPNDEEYLEWLKKGLENFKKK from the coding sequence ATGAAGCAATTTATAGCTTTTATCTTAGTTTTATTTTCAATAAATAGTGTAACAGCACAACTTAATCCTGTAAAATGGAGCACAAGTGTAGAAAAAATATCTGATACAGATTATAACTTAATATTTAATGCAGATATAGAATCGAAATGGCATTTATACTCACAAACGTTACCAGAAGGTGGCGCTTTGCCAACAGCGTTTACATATAATAATGAAGGTGAAGATTATAAAGTATTAGGTAAAACAAAAGAGAGTAGAAGTATAACAAAACACGATAAGGTTTTTGATATGGATCTTACGTTTTTTGACGATTCTGCAACATTCACGCAACGTATAGAGTTGGTAAATAAAAATATTATTGCCATAGAAGCAGAGGTTAGCTTTCAAGCCTGTGACGATAAACAATGTATTTTTGAAAGTGAAATTTTAACCTTTCAACTTCCAACACCAAATAATATTATTGGCAAACAATCTAACGTTTTAGAGCCTGTAAAATGGACCTCGAAAGCCAATAAACTTTCAGATACAGAATATGAGATAGAATATAAAGCAGTAATAGATGGCGATTGGCATTTCTATTCACAAGAAAATAATGCAGACGATGGACCAATTGCTACAGAATTTACATTCGATACTGAGTCTAAAGACTATGAAGTAATAGGAGAAACTTCAGAATCAAAATCTAAAAAAGTTTTTGAAGACGTTTTTAATATGGATGTTAAGTATTTTGAAAAAGAAGCAACCTTTAAGCAAAAAATAAAACTTTTAAATCCAGAAGTAAAAGTTATAAAAGCAGAAGTGTTTTTTCAAGTTTGTGATAACGAAAAATGCCTTGCACCAGAAACCTTTGAGTTTCAAACATCGCTTTCTGGAGATTTATTAAAATCTTCAGGAGCAACACAACTTAGCGATTATGATATTGAACAATCGAAAGCACTTGCATTAGATATTAAAGGAAAAGAAAAGTTTGAAAAAGCAGAAGATGTAGAAGAAAAAAGTAACCTTACCATTTTCTTTTTAGGTTTTTTAGGAGGATTAATAGCTTTGTTAACACCATGTGTTTTTCCTATGATTCCTTTAACGGTTTCATTTTTTACTAAAAGTGCAGGAAACTCTCAAAAAGGAATTGCAAATTCTGTAATGTATGGTTTTTTCATCTTTTTAATTTACTTTTTATTAAGCTTACCATTTCATGTTTTAGACTCTTTAGACCCAGAAATATTAAATAACATATCTACAAATGTGACGTTAAATATTATCTTTTTTATAATATTTATAGCCTTTGCTTTTTCATTTTTTGGTTATTACGAGTTAACATTACCACATTCTTGGAGCGCCGCTTTAGATAGTAAAGCAAATAGTGTTGGCGGTTTAATAGGCGTGTTTTTTATGGCATTAACCTTAGCTATAGTATCGTTTTCTTGTACAGGTCCAATTTTAGGAACTTTATTAGGAAGCTCTTTAACTAGCGATGGTGGCGCAACACAATTAACCATGGGAATGAGTGGTTTTGGTCTTGCATTAGCTTTACCATTTACTTTATTTGCTATGTTTCCAAAATGGTTAAATTCTTTACCAAAATCTGGAGGTTGGTTAACAACAGTAAAAGTCGTTTTAGGTTTTATAGAAATTGCTTTAGCCTTAAAGTTTTTATCTAACGCAGACCTTGTAAAACATTGGGGACTATTAAAAAGAGAAGTCTTTATTGGACTTTGGATAATTGTTGGTATTGGCTTACTATTATATCTATTTGGAAAAATAAAATTTCCACACGATGGTCCATATAAAAAGCCTACAAAATGGCGTTGGTCTTTTATTTTTTTAGTTTTTGCATTTACAGTATATTTAATTCCAGGTTTAACAAATACTAAATATGCTAACTTAAAGATGTTAAGTGGTTTTCCGCCGCCATTATGGTATAGTATTTATGAAAAAGAATCTGAGTGTCCTTTAGGTTTAAATTGTTATAAAGATTTAAACGAAGGCGTAGCAGCGGCAAAAGCATCCAATAAACCTATAATGCTAGATTTTACAGGTTATGCTTGTGTAAACTGCCGTAAAATGGAAGAACAAGTATGGAGTGAAGACGATATTTATAATATTTTAAACGATGAATATATTATTATTTCACTGTATGTAGATGATAGAAAGGAATTGCCAGAAAATGAACAATTTAAATTTTTAAAATCTAATGGTAGTTTAAAAAGTATAAAAACTATTGGAGATAAATGGGCAACTTTACAAACAGTAACATTTCAAAATAACTCACAACCGTTTTATGTATTACTAAATCACGATATGGAAATGCTAAACCATACCACAGCATACACGCCAAATGATGAAGAATATTTAGAATGGCTTAAAAAAGGTTTAGAGAATTTTAAGAAGAAATAA
- the ade gene encoding adenine deaminase — protein MKIQGQIVDIQNKRIYKGEIAIKAGKIASIEEKDHDVNHYILPGFVDAHIHIESSMLVPSEFAKLAVRHGTVSTVSDPHEIANVLGVKGVEFMIANGKQTPFKFNFGAPSCVPATNFESAGAVIDSEDIKTLMANPDIKYLAEMMNYPGVLFNDEEVLKKIAWAKHYNKPVDGHAPGLRGDDITKYIAAGISTDHECFTYDEALEKLQKGMKVIIREGSAAKNFEALIDLLPEHFENMMFCSDDKHPDDLLLNHINKLCARAITKEIDLFKVLQAACINPVKHYNLDVGLLQENDAADFIVVEDLKQFKTLQTYINGALVYDFGKVNIKDVVFKNLNNFNCDKKEISEFRYESSAKKIRVIECLDGELVTNQVITNSLIDNGNLISNTETDVLKITVVNRYNNAKPAIAFIKNFGLKEGAIASSVGHDSHNIIAVGVDDASICKAVNAIIEAKGGISAVNNSEEKTVALPVAGIMSDKNGETIGKQYATLDAMAKQMGSKLNAPYMSLSFMALLVIPALKLSDKGLFNGSTFEFARLDIDNL, from the coding sequence ATGAAAATTCAAGGTCAAATAGTAGACATCCAAAATAAACGTATTTACAAAGGAGAGATAGCTATTAAAGCAGGTAAAATAGCATCAATAGAAGAAAAAGACCATGACGTTAATCATTATATTTTACCAGGATTTGTAGATGCTCACATTCATATAGAAAGCTCTATGTTAGTGCCAAGCGAGTTTGCTAAATTGGCAGTACGTCATGGTACCGTTTCTACGGTTAGTGATCCACACGAAATAGCAAATGTACTTGGTGTTAAAGGTGTTGAATTCATGATTGCAAATGGAAAGCAAACACCGTTTAAATTTAATTTTGGAGCACCATCTTGTGTGCCTGCTACAAACTTTGAATCGGCTGGAGCAGTTATAGATAGTGAAGATATAAAAACCTTAATGGCAAATCCAGATATTAAATATCTTGCCGAAATGATGAACTATCCCGGTGTACTTTTTAATGACGAAGAAGTGCTTAAAAAAATAGCTTGGGCAAAACATTATAATAAACCAGTAGATGGTCACGCACCAGGTTTACGTGGTGACGATATTACAAAGTACATTGCCGCAGGAATTTCTACAGACCACGAATGTTTTACTTACGACGAAGCTTTAGAAAAACTACAAAAAGGCATGAAAGTTATTATTCGTGAAGGTAGCGCTGCTAAAAACTTTGAAGCCTTAATAGATTTGTTACCAGAACACTTTGAAAACATGATGTTTTGTAGTGATGATAAGCATCCAGACGATTTATTATTAAACCATATAAATAAACTTTGTGCGCGTGCCATTACAAAAGAAATAGACTTGTTTAAAGTATTGCAAGCCGCATGTATAAATCCTGTAAAACATTACAATTTAGATGTTGGATTGCTACAAGAAAATGATGCTGCAGATTTTATAGTTGTTGAAGATTTAAAGCAATTTAAAACGCTTCAAACCTATATAAATGGAGCATTAGTTTACGACTTTGGGAAAGTAAATATTAAAGATGTTGTATTTAAAAACCTCAATAATTTTAATTGTGACAAAAAAGAAATTTCAGAATTTAGATACGAATCTTCAGCTAAAAAAATAAGAGTTATAGAATGCTTAGATGGCGAGTTAGTCACCAATCAAGTTATAACAAATAGCTTGATAGATAATGGTAATTTAATTTCTAATACAGAAACCGATGTTTTAAAAATAACGGTTGTTAATCGTTACAATAATGCAAAACCTGCTATTGCTTTTATAAAAAATTTCGGATTAAAAGAAGGCGCAATAGCAAGTTCCGTAGGTCACGATTCTCATAATATTATTGCAGTTGGTGTAGACGATGCTTCCATTTGTAAAGCTGTTAATGCCATAATTGAAGCAAAAGGAGGAATTTCGGCGGTAAACAATTCCGAAGAAAAAACAGTAGCATTACCAGTTGCAGGAATAATGAGCGATAAAAACGGAGAAACTATAGGTAAACAATACGCAACACTTGATGCTATGGCAAAACAAATGGGAAGCAAACTAAACGCACCATATATGTCGTTATCATTTATGGCTTTATTAGTAATACCAGCACTTAAATTAAGTGATAAAGGATTGTTTAATGGCAGTACTTTTGAGTTTGCTAGACTTGATATTGATAATTTGTAA